One Peribacillus simplex NBRC 15720 = DSM 1321 genomic region harbors:
- a CDS encoding nucleotidyltransferase family protein — translation MEAIVLAAGYSSRANAFKMTLPMGQMSVLEQTISKFEGLCSRVIVVAGFQAEIIQEEIVKIISENAYSFQIKFVYNENFNQGMFHSIQKGCNEVNAPTFFITPGDCPLVKKETVQLLAKHKGNVVIPSFDYKGGHPIKLSSEVKQKILETNPESNLRVVLGGYEKQYMNVDDAGVLMDVDTPEDYQKAIDYDNALNFSK, via the coding sequence ATGGAAGCAATCGTCCTAGCTGCTGGATATTCCAGCCGAGCGAATGCATTTAAAATGACTTTGCCGATGGGGCAAATGAGCGTGTTGGAGCAAACGATCTCTAAATTTGAAGGATTATGCAGCAGGGTCATCGTCGTAGCTGGATTTCAAGCGGAAATCATCCAAGAGGAAATTGTCAAAATTATCAGTGAAAATGCCTATTCATTTCAGATCAAGTTTGTTTATAATGAAAACTTTAACCAGGGAATGTTTCATTCCATTCAAAAGGGCTGCAACGAAGTAAATGCCCCAACCTTCTTTATAACACCCGGCGATTGTCCGCTTGTAAAAAAAGAGACTGTTCAGCTACTAGCAAAACACAAAGGAAACGTGGTTATTCCCAGCTTTGATTATAAAGGCGGCCATCCCATTAAATTATCAAGCGAAGTGAAACAGAAAATTCTCGAAACCAATCCAGAAAGTAATTTGCGTGTGGTACTGGGCGGTTACGAAAAGCAATACATGAATGTAGATGATGCGGGAGTATTAATGGATGTTGATA
- a CDS encoding ABC transporter permease subunit, whose translation MRTVDADLIKGVRSFGAKDQQTFLTVAFPATIPVILTGCA comes from the coding sequence ATGCGAACGGTCGATGCCGATTTGATCAAAGGCGTTCGATCCTTCGGGGCGAAGGATCAGCAAACCTTTCTGACGGTCGCTTTTCCCGCAACGATTCCAGTAATCTTGACTGGCTGCGCTTAG